A part of Plasmodium vinckei vinckei genome assembly, organelle: plastid:apicoplast genomic DNA contains:
- a CDS encoding elongation factor Tu, putative, translated as MNNKLFIRNKQHINLGTIGHVDHGKTTLTTAISYLLNLQGLSKKYSYSDIDSSPEEKIRGITINTTHIEYETFTKHCAHIDCPGHSDYIKNMIIGATQMDIAILVISIIDGIMPQTYEHLLLIKQIGIKNLIIFLNKEDLCNDEELIDFIKLEINELLTKYNFDLNNIHILTGSALNVIDIIQKNKNYESIKSNIWIQKLNNLINIIDSIQIPIRNINDYFFMSIEDVFSITGRGTVVTGKIEQGCININNEVELLKFEKSSILTTVIGLEMFKKQLIQAQSGDNVGVLLRNVQKKDIKRGMILATPNKLKVYKLFTAEVYILTKDEGGRHKPFNIGYKPQFFIYTVDVTGEIKDICLNNVSQKVAIPGDKLTLTVELKHYIVLTLNMKFSIREGGKTIGAGIITNIIN; from the coding sequence ATGAATAATAAATTATTTATAAGAAATAAACAACATATAAATTTAGGTACTATAGGTCATGTTGATCATGGTAAAACTACTTTAACAACAGCTATATCTTATTTATTAAATTTACAAGGATTATCAAAAAAATATAGTTATTCTGATATAGATTCTTCTCCAGAAGAAAAAATAAGAGGTATAACTATAAATACAACACATATTGAATATGAAACTTTTACAAAACACTGTGCACATATAGACTGCCCTGGACATTCAGATTATATTAAGAATATGATTATAGGAGCAACACAAATGGATATAGCAATTTTAGTTATATCTATTATAGACGGAATTATGCCTCAAACATACGAACATTTATTATTAATAAAACAAATAGGTATTAAAAATTTAATTATTTTTTTAAATAAAGAAGATTTATGTAACGATGAAGAATTAATTGATTTTATAAAGTTGGAAATTAATGAATTATTAACAAAATATAATTTTGATTTAAATAATATACATATTTTAACTGGTTCAGCATTAAATGTAATAGATATTATACAAAAAAATAAAAATTATGAATCAATTAAATCAAATATTTGGATACAAAAATTAAATAATTTAATAAATATAATTGATAGTATACAAATACCTATAAGAAACATAAATGATTATTTTTTTATGTCTATTGAGGATGTATTTTCAATTACTGGTAGAGGTACAGTAGTTACTGGAAAAATAGAACAAGGATGTATAAATATAAATAATGAAGTTGAACTTTTAAAATTTGAAAAATCTTCTATTTTAACAACAGTTATAGGATTAGAAATGTTTAAAAAACAATTAATACAGGCCCAATCAGGGGATAATGTTGGAGTATTATTAAGAAATGTTCAAAAAAAAGATATTAAAAGAGGTATGATTTTAGCTACTCCTAATAAATTAAAAGTATATAAATTATTTACAGCTGAAGTATATATATTAACTAAAGACGAAGGAGGTCGTCATAAACCTTTTAATATAGGATATAAACCTCAATTTTTTATATATACTGTAGATGTAACTGGAGAAATTAAAGATATTTGTTTAAATAATGTAAGTCAAAAAGTTGCTATCCCAGGAGACAAATTAACATTAACTGTTGAATTAAAACATTATATAGTATTAACTTTAAATATGAAATTTTCAATAAGAGAAGGGGGTAAAACTATAGGAGCAGGAATTATAACAAATATTATAAATTAA
- a CDS encoding apicoplast ribosomal protein S7, giving the protein MTVLFKYFIKIFLKKGKLNKSIKLLIYILYLLKKITNKFGIIIFNKAIKNLLLPFSFYKIKINTIKYNIPIIISFNKSIFNVYKLFIKIIQNKNTLLYKIICKYLILSYNKEGDLYKMKLNLIKQFISNRTYIYLLNKKTIKN; this is encoded by the coding sequence ATGACAGTTTTATTTAAATATTTTATTAAAATATTTTTAAAAAAAGGTAAATTAAATAAAAGTATAAAATTATTAATATATATATTATATTTATTAAAAAAAATAACTAATAAATTTGGTATAATTATTTTTAATAAAGCTATAAAAAATTTATTATTACCATTTTCATTTTATAAAATAAAAATTAATACAATTAAATATAATATTCCTATTATAATATCTTTTAATAAATCTATTTTTAATGTATATAAGTTATTTATAAAAATAATACAAAATAAAAATACTTTATTATATAAAATTATTTGTAAATATTTAATTTTAAGTTATAATAAAGAAGGAGATTTATATAAAATGAAATTAAATTTGATAAAACAATTTATATCAAATAGAACTTATATATATTTATTAAATAAAAAAACAATAAAGAATTGA
- a CDS encoding apicoplast ribosomal protein S12 — protein sequence MLTITKLLYKKKIKSFKKIKKYNNFLLNSPQKKGIVLKILIKTPKKPNSALRKVAKIKLSNNKELLAYIPGEGKSVQEHNFVLIKGGRVKDLPGIRYKVIRGALDAIGVKNRKTSRSKYGTKKI from the coding sequence ATGTTAACAATTACTAAATTATTATATAAAAAAAAAATAAAATCATTTAAAAAAATTAAAAAATATAATAATTTTTTATTAAATAGTCCTCAAAAAAAAGGTATTGTATTAAAAATTTTAATTAAAACTCCTAAAAAACCAAATTCAGCTTTAAGAAAAGTTGCTAAAATAAAATTATCTAATAATAAAGAGTTATTGGCTTATATACCTGGAGAAGGTAAATCTGTTCAAGAGCATAATTTTGTTTTAATTAAAGGGGGTAGAGTTAAAGATTTACCTGGAATTAGATATAAAGTTATAAGAGGAGCATTAGATGCTATAGGAGTAAAAAATAGAAAAACATCAAGATCTAAATATGGAACTAAAAAAATTTAA
- a CDS encoding apicoplast ribosomal protein S11, which produces MNTNYIIFLYFKLTLKNTLITISKYKQLNFKYIYIKNIKSISCGCLKNFKNRLKSTIVANNILTINIIKYLINKNLYKINVIFNGINSYRIHILKLLLNIKYKNKKLNINKLFDITSIPYNGCKISKRKY; this is translated from the coding sequence ATGAATACAAATTATATTATTTTTTTATATTTTAAATTAACTTTAAAAAATACATTAATAACTATTTCTAAATATAAACAACTAAATTTTAAATATATATATATTAAAAATATAAAAAGTATATCTTGTGGTTGTTTAAAAAATTTTAAAAATAGATTAAAAAGTACTATAGTAGCTAATAATATATTAACTATAAATATTATAAAATATTTAATTAATAAAAATTTATATAAAATAAATGTTATTTTTAATGGTATTAATTCTTATAGAATTCATATATTAAAATTATTATTAAATATTAAATATAAAAATAAAAAATTAAATATAAATAAATTATTTGATATTACTTCTATTCCTTATAATGGATGTAAAATTTCTAAAAGAAAATATTAA
- a CDS encoding apicoplast ribosomal protein S5 — MKNILYNKKFYNNKNIYILYYILIIFKSIFIILNLKIKNNFNYYLYNKIYNLLVIYIKLYYILNNIYYYNFNYYIYNMNYIYFYIYKYNSLNNKINIIYNNINIIEKIIDIKKISYTIKKGRIKRYKVILLTGNKQGWVGIGIGKHINLNKAILFSKINSLNNIYYFKYSMLNMYKLKYIYINYSNIFLKLQFKICNYLNIRFLLFKYLFECLGYLNCKIIIYYNIITNKYNLLNKILLILFNVL; from the coding sequence ATGAAAAATATTTTATATAATAAAAAATTTTATAATAATAAAAATATTTATATATTATATTATATTTTAATAATATTTAAGAGTATTTTTATTATTTTAAATTTAAAAATTAAGAATAATTTTAATTATTATTTATATAATAAAATTTATAATTTACTTGTTATATATATAAAATTATATTATATTTTAAATAATATATATTATTATAATTTTAATTATTATATATATAATATGAATTATATATATTTTTATATTTATAAATATAATAGTTTAAATAATAAAATTAATATAATTTATAATAATATAAATATTATAGAAAAAATAATAGATATTAAAAAAATTTCTTATACAATAAAAAAAGGAAGAATTAAAAGATATAAAGTTATATTATTAACAGGTAATAAACAAGGTTGGGTAGGTATAGGAATAGGAAAGCATATAAATTTAAATAAAGCTATTTTATTTTCTAAAATTAATAGTTTAAATAATATATATTATTTTAAATATTCAATGTTAAATATGTATAAATTAAAGTATATTTATATAAATTATAGTAATATTTTTTTAAAATTACAATTTAAAATTTGTAATTATTTAAATATACGTTTTTTATTATTTAAATATCTATTTGAATGTTTAGGATATTTAAATTGTAAAATTATTATATATTATAATATTATAACTAATAAATATAATTTATTAAATAAAATATTATTAATATTATTTAATGTATTATGA
- a CDS encoding apicoplast ribosomal protein L6, translated as MLNYKKYIFFYNNNINKNNIYYYLVLDKKFFNYIYVIYNKKNKNIINYIYILNYIYILFFNNNLFYLLNKTYKYNFYNIYFINNNIFKLILTIIGINYKFYYLKKYNILIFKLKYNHKIIIKLPNIVLCNIYINKNIIELCSYNLFILNSIGKLINSFQFINKYKELGIKLNK; from the coding sequence ATGTTAAATTATAAAAAGTATATTTTTTTTTATAATAATAATATTAATAAAAATAATATTTATTATTATTTAGTTTTAGATAAAAAATTTTTTAATTATATATATGTAATATATAATAAAAAAAATAAAAATATTATTAATTATATATATATATTAAATTATATTTATATATTATTTTTTAATAATAATTTATTTTATTTATTAAATAAAACATATAAATATAATTTTTATAATATTTATTTTATTAATAATAATATATTTAAATTAATTTTAACTATTATTGGTATAAATTATAAATTTTATTATTTAAAAAAATATAATATTTTAATTTTTAAATTAAAATATAATCATAAAATTATAATTAAATTGCCTAATATAGTATTATGTAATATTTATATTAATAAGAATATAATTGAATTGTGTAGTTATAATTTATTTATATTAAATTCTATAGGTAAATTAATAAATTCTTTTCAATTTATAAATAAATATAAAGAATTAGGTATTAAATTAAATAAATAA